One stretch of Deinococcus radiopugnans ATCC 19172 DNA includes these proteins:
- a CDS encoding flavin monoamine oxidase family protein has protein sequence MNPDIIVVGAGLAGLTAARRLSAAGRRVRVLEARERVGGRTHTLRLPHTGLSVDVGGQWVGPNQPHVMALIHELGLEVYPTYDEGQNLALIGGKVLRYRGLIPPLPPLVLADYALLSRRFEALARTIPLDAPWTAPDAATLDAQTFDTWILKNARRPQTRALMRLYAGAVFSAAPAEMSLLHALTYTAHGGGINGHTLTRGYALQDRVLGGAGSISQRLADDLEDVQLNSPVIRVEQNGTGVTLHTPDGQHRAEHAIFAVPPTLLSGLPFDPPLPPRRAQLQQRLPMGAVIKFMAVYDRPFWRDAGLSGMAISDTGPVTVTFDNSPPQGRPGVLLGFIEGAEARTLMDADEDGRRTAALGSLAQLFGDEALTPLETVQRDWTAEPFSGGCYGALFGPGVWTGYGEALRAPVGRIHWAGAETARVWMNYMDGAIESGERVAAELLGGLG, from the coding sequence ATGAACCCAGACATCATCGTGGTGGGCGCGGGGCTGGCGGGCCTGACGGCGGCGCGGCGGCTGAGTGCAGCGGGGCGACGGGTGCGGGTGCTCGAAGCCCGTGAGCGTGTCGGGGGGCGCACCCACACGCTGCGGCTGCCGCACACCGGCCTGAGCGTGGACGTGGGGGGGCAGTGGGTCGGCCCCAACCAACCGCACGTCATGGCCCTGATCCACGAGCTGGGGCTGGAGGTGTATCCCACCTACGACGAGGGCCAGAATCTGGCGCTGATCGGCGGCAAGGTGCTGCGCTACCGGGGGCTGATTCCGCCGCTGCCGCCGCTGGTGCTGGCCGACTACGCGCTGCTGTCGCGCCGCTTCGAGGCCCTGGCCCGCACCATTCCGCTGGACGCGCCGTGGACTGCTCCCGACGCCGCCACGCTGGACGCGCAGACCTTCGACACCTGGATTCTGAAGAACGCCCGCCGCCCGCAGACCCGCGCCCTGATGCGGCTGTACGCCGGGGCGGTATTCAGCGCCGCACCCGCCGAGATGAGCCTGCTGCACGCCCTGACCTACACGGCGCACGGCGGAGGCATCAACGGCCACACCCTGACCCGTGGGTACGCCCTGCAGGACCGCGTGCTGGGCGGCGCCGGGAGCATCTCGCAGCGGCTGGCCGATGATCTGGAGGACGTGCAGCTCAACTCTCCGGTGATCCGGGTGGAGCAGAACGGCACGGGCGTCACGCTGCATACCCCAGACGGGCAGCACCGTGCAGAACACGCCATCTTCGCCGTGCCGCCCACCCTCCTCTCCGGCCTGCCCTTCGATCCGCCGCTGCCGCCCCGCCGCGCGCAATTGCAGCAGCGGCTGCCGATGGGCGCGGTGATCAAGTTCATGGCCGTCTACGACCGGCCCTTCTGGCGCGACGCGGGCCTGAGCGGCATGGCGATCAGCGACACCGGCCCCGTCACGGTGACTTTCGACAACAGTCCGCCGCAGGGCCGCCCCGGCGTCCTGCTGGGCTTTATCGAGGGCGCCGAGGCCCGCACGCTGATGGACGCGGACGAGGACGGGCGCCGCACCGCCGCCCTGGGCAGTCTGGCCCAGCTGTTCGGCGACGAGGCGCTGACGCCCCTTGAAACTGTGCAGCGCGACTGGACTGCCGAACCGTTCAGCGGCGGCTGTTACGGCGCGCTGTTCGGCCCCGGCGTGTGGACCGGCTACGGCGAGGCGTTGCGCGCCCCGGTGGGCCGGATTCACTGGGCCGGCGCGGAAACCGCCCGCGTGTGGATGAACTACATGGACGGGGCCATCGAAAGCGGCGAGCGGGTGGCGGCGGAACTGCTGGGCGGGCTGGGCTAG